DNA from Drosophila busckii strain San Diego stock center, stock number 13000-0081.31 chromosome 2R, ASM1175060v1, whole genome shotgun sequence:
AACATTTAATTCAGTGCAGGCACTGCAACGATTATCGACAAAccatttgagtttgagttccGTGCGATACTTTTCCTTAATCCATGTTGTCAAGTCCATTGTGCGCCAGAGCGTTGGCCTCAGCGACACCTGTCGCCAAAGCGAACACACACGCCCCAAGCGAAACAGTGTCGGCAAACAGCCCTCCTTGTCAACCACTTGTTCAAATAtctgtaaataatttgaattaataaaataaataattgcaatttgctattaaattatcTTACACGAAAGAGCACTTCTTCAGGTAACTTTTCGCCCCAGACACTTTGCTCCACGGGCTCAGCCTCTGTTGCTTGGCCGGCAGCACTAGAGGCTGTTTTCTTTTGACGTtcgctgctattgttgttgctgctgctgccgccaccaCCGCTTCCGCCACCTCCTCCGCCTTTCTTTTTGCGCGGTTCGTATTCGCTTTCGTCACTGTCCTGTTGCTTCGTCTTTGGCTTACGCACACGCTTGCGTGCGGGCTTTGACGCAGCTGGAGGTCTGTGTGCCGGTGTTGGCGTCGGTGCGACAAGTGGCAgctctgctgcagcaactgtaTCTGACTTTTTGATGCACAATTTAATGCCAACTTTGTTGTCGCTTATTTCGCTCTCGTACATAGGCAACGGCGACGGCTTGGACTTGCGTGCACGTGACGCACGTGGTGATGTAGTTGCAGACTTGTTAGTCTTCTTGTTGAGCGCTGTCACCAGCGGCTTTCCCGATTTTGGTATAGTGCCGTTAATTGCCGTTGCATGCTCCTGTTCGCGCTTTGGCGTTGATGGCTCTTTTACTGACACGAGTTCATCAATTGACTGTTTTGATTCTGGCTCTGGCTCCGGCGAATGTTGGCCATCGGATGCTGGTGAGCATGAGGTCGATGTGGCCGTATTGGTCTCATCTGTTTGCGTTTCCGATTTGGGCGGTGACAAAATATTCTCTGGTATaactgttgttgccgctgcgcctgtgcctgttgctgcagctgttgttgcagttgcagtcgtTTCAGCCGCCAGCAGCTGTGGTGGCGTCTGAGATGGTGTCGACGGCGTCAAAGTGTTTATGTCCActgttgctgtggttgttgACTCTTTTACGCTTAAGCATTGCTCATTTTGTGCCTGCACATTTTGTGTGTCGACTTCCATTGGCGTTGCTGTATCTGTTGCGCTTTCTTTGGATTCTATAGCAGGAATagcttgctgttgctcctcTTGCGTCGCTGTGTCTTGGGCAGATGCCTCCTTTTCAGTGTTTTGCGTCTCGCTCATTTTTATACTCTTATGCtgtaattgaaaacaaacagagagagaATTTATTAAAGAGCGGCCGGAAAATCGATGCAATAACAACTCAACCCATTTTGGCGGTCTTTCCCAGTTCTCTATACGCTCTCATTCTTGAGCGTCCTcctacaacaaaaaattacatttgtatttttgtttttatttttattcgtTGTTGGGTATTCAATAAACAAGTTGCGGTAGGGTAGCACCGACACACTTGCCCTCTATGTTTCACCACACTTGTGTTTCGGCTAACTTTAATCACAGCAAACACATCTGTACGCGTAGACTGATAAGACTCTTAGCTGATGGTATTTTCACTTGTGTAATATGCACTAATTTGAGATACAAGTAGATTTTTCTACGCCAGGCCAAGCAGCTatatttgtacatacatatatgccgCCACAATCGCAGGCAGGGTGCAATATCGGTGTTCAGCAGAGCTGACTATTTACGCTCAGTTCGCTGAACGAGTTCCCTTATATTAATGTTAAAACTACAGTTTAGTCGTCTGTTGGgccctttttttatttactgtttACACTTgattaacttatttatttatatcctAACGTATTTCAACGCTTTTATCTGAAAGTTAAGCCAATCTAGGAAAGTATAGTcgttcaatttaattgctttctATTATGAACGAAGAAACACAACACTATCAATCAACTCACCACTGAAGAGAGGTAGGTACACAAATGGTGAGTTGAAAATCTCACTGTCTTTTTACTCGCTCGCACTCACTGCGGTACCATATAAGCGCTACGCGAGAGCAGTACGGAGTATGCGTGTATTTGAATTATTCGATTCGGTAGAGATTTTTTCATTTAGCGTTTATGGAAATTTTAACGCTTTTGCAGTCAAAACTATggcttttacatttttcactTGAAGCACTGAGCACTTATTTATCACGGCATCGGTAAATACTCCCTCATATTTGTATACACGGCttaacaaaaactaatttcaCCCAATTGCAACGACGTAGAAACTTTAACAGTGTGTGTTTCGTTTtgggttgttgttgcactAAATTAGAGATGTGATTTTGCGTTCATTTTAAGTGCTTTTTTGAGCCACGAAAATGAACTGAATCTATTATGTTTGGCGCTAATTATCATATTCAAGTTTgtcaaaaagaaattaaatacatctaagaaatatttgataaatcagataaatattaaaattaaaacaagttattaaaatattgcatgtATTTCATGTGTAACTCTTCGATATCTAGTTATCGACCAACCGCCACTGCTCCACGAATTAACACTTAAACGTTgagatttgaatttaaataatattattcaacaaataatttacaaataaacaaatttcaatactCGTAATCCAAGTTTGCGATTTCTGGCAGAAGTTCGAGATCCTTATGAATTTCCAACCAGCGCTTAGCATGGTAAGTTGTCTGGCCATACGTGCGACCAAACTTGTACAAATGTCCAGGAACATGGCCAGCATAGCTTGGACACATGCCGTGGTTGTTGTGATAGAGCACAAAGTGGCCAACATTAGGACATGTAACAGCCGGACTGCTCAAATCCTGTCCACAACACCACTTATCTCGCTTTTTCTTGTACATGTAGTCGGAGAACGTACAGAGAGCATGATGTGTTAGCACTTTGCTGGGCTCGCCAAAACGGGTTACAGCCATGGGAATATGAGCCGCGTAGCCATTGATGATAAACTtgtcctcatcatcatcatccagaAAGTGCGGAGTGGTAAACTTACTGTAAGGCAGCTTCTCAGTTTTAGGCGGACACTTTTCCATTTTGATGCCCTTGGAGCGACCGCTTACAGGCAACAAAGGAGCACGATAAAATGTATGTGGCAGCTTAGGGATTAGTAAGGAGTTAGTCCCAGGACAAATATATTTTCCTTAAAGCCACTCTTACCAGTCGCTCATTCAATTGGTGCTCGAAAAGACCTTTGCCGCTTTCAAGCAGATCCCGATGACGTAGCGTCCGTTTGTCACACCGATACAACTGCATCAGTGTCTCATGCTGAGCCACaccagctgtggcagcagcaacataacgTTTGCCCGTCTGCTTGGGCAAATTGGGCACAAATCCGGCATAACCCGGTATGATGGGATGCTGATAGACCGAATCTACAAATTCCTGACGATCACGCAGCACCTTTAACTCATGATCCGTGGGATAATCCTTGAGATCAGCCTTAGCATGTATGGGTGCAACAATTAACTCTGGTGCATGATTGATACATGGATCTATAAGCAGCTGGTGAGTTTGCCTGCCATAAGTTTTACCCACACGATCACGGTTCTCAGTGCAGTGCCCAGTGTAACTATATTAAAGCATATAAAAcgtacaaaattaattagttaaatttaattacacttACCCTGGGACCAAATGCGGCTGTGGTATAATGGTTTGattcattatttaaaacacgaataattttgttaaactttAGCTTAGCACAATTtcataagaaaaatatatttacaaacacttataaaaatataaaggtGCACTTTGATCccacatttaaaattaaacagttTTAAACTCCAGCTATGCGCAACATTTCGGCTATGTTAACAATCTTCTCACGTGGCTTGCCCCTTGACTTGCCGGCCTCCGTTTCATATTTATCAATGCGTTGCCAGCCTTGCCAAGTGACAATGGGCATGTTGCCGAGCTCTAGACCAGGCTTGGATGTGCTTGTATCAAAAGTGTTTGCTGCAATATCATCGCATATAGTCTTGGCAACAGTAAATGCGCCATTCATTGTGGTCAAAATAACGCCTGTAGGTCCTGTGCCCAACCAACCGGCCACATATAGTCCCGGCTCAATGCTTTTCGTTGTGCTGTCCCTTAGCACGCGTCCTTGCAAATTGCACACTTGCCCAAGCGCTGCATTGAAGTTAATACCCGTGTCCACGCAACTGGATTTGTATCCTATGCTGCGCAGTATTAAATCCGCTGGCAAACGTTCCGTTTCAGTTGTAGTCACGGCAGCGTTATCCTGCAGCTGCGTAACGGCAAATTCCATTTCATTGTTAGCAATGGCCTTAGGTGCTCGTAGAAATACAGGAAGAAATTGTTTGGAGCCTGGAGTGACTTTACTTTGGGACTGCTCGCCTAAACTCTTCAACATTAATTCGGTCAATCGCTTGCGTGGGCGCTGCAACTTGTCCAGCTGATCAGAAATGCCTATGGGTGAAATGATGATGCGACGCGTTTGgggaaaataatttgttgactCACCTGCAAAGTCATCTGCACGCCAGCAGGTTTGTACTTTGGGCAATTTGAGCATCTCACGTAGCTCTTTAATTGTAAAGGCAGCTTGCAATGGACCACGGCGACCCACAAGATGTACACGCTCCACCTTACTCTCAGCAAGAGCTGCCAGCGCATACTCTGTTGTATCCGTAATCTTTAAAGAAGTTAAGATTAGTGTAGCTATAGACTATTTTccgtttgtttttcttttcttaccTTCAGCGAGTCAAGGGGGCTTAGCAACATGCGCGCCACATCCACAGCTACATTGCCTTGACCAACAATGGTTACATCACGTCCACTTAAATCTGGCTTCAGGTGCTCCGCACCAGGCAAACCATTATACCAAGCAACGAGCTTGCGAGCTGAAATTACATGAGGCTGCTGCTCATTCTCAAGTTGTAACTCTCGATCCTGATCAGCACCGTAGGTGAGTAGCACAGCGTGATAACGTtctcgcagctgctgcaaacttATATCCGTACCAAGCGTTACGTTACCAAAGAAACGTAAGCGCGGGTTCTCTGCCGTCTTGGTAAACGTATTGATGACGTTCTTGACCTCCGGATGATCAGGCGCAACTCCAAAACTGTAATGTTGATTTGCATAATGGCAAAAGTCATTAGTTGATAAGTAAAAGAATGCTTGGAATGCACGCAAATAATAAGTtcgtttaaatataaaacgacTGCGATGTGGTAGacaaacaattgccaattgcgGCTTGGACTCAAAATGTGTTTGGCTATTGCTCGACTTTGCGCTTGCCTTTGGCTGGTTTGCCAGCTCTTTTATGTAGCTGCTGCGCCTCTGCCCTTATGGAATCTAGATGAAGTGGGCTGTAAGTATCGCAGCTCTTGagtatttttatcaattttgaTAACAATTCTTCCTCTTCTATATTTTGTAGCCTATTTTAATGGAATATTTCGCTCTGTCGTGTCGCCAATTTTTGGATCTGAGGACAGTACCAATAAAACCTTTCCAACCGTTTAAACTAAGAATATTCACTTACCGCACTAATCCAAATGGTACCGGCAGCTTCTCGACAATATCCACTGTACAATCGCTCAGCTGTTTCAACAAGTATTGCGCGGCATAGAAACCAGCTGGGCCAGCGCCCACAATGCAAATACGTTTGTTTGCTGTCGCCTGCTGCACATTTTGTAACGTAATTGCACTTGTcctaaaacttttgctataaatatttaataatttatgcttgcaacataaaaaattacttGTGAAATTCATATTTGCTTAATCTTTCTATTTAGCGTTGCCACATGTGTGCGGCAATATTCACAAACTTTATTAATGTTATCAGTCGGCAATCTGGCAGCACTGTTGCTAAAGTAGCgcgaattttaaaaatacttcCTTTTTGAAGTTTGATGGCTAATTAACAGtacaatttattaagtaatttGATGCTTTCAAcaaaatctattaaattattgagctTATAGTCCATTCAATCACGGTTCAGTGCCAGCCAGCGCTTGGCATCGACCGTAGAGCGACCAAAAGTACGTCCAACATCAAAAATCTCACCGGGCACATGTCCACCATATCTTGGAAGCAAGCCTATAACGCGTGGATAAACCATGCCATATGTATTGGGGAATGAACGACCAACGCCAGCACTCCGTATTGGTACCCATTCGACGCTACGGCGAAAGTACATGTCGTTCGCGGGGCTGCACCAGCCTCCATCCGACAGATGGAAATCAAAGCCCCctaaatgcaactaaaattaGATACCTTTATAAAGCAGCAATTGATACTTACGATTTGAATAAGACatgttataaaataataatataaaactgtatattaaatttatgagtGTCCCCGCACACGTTTCGAGAACTTAGACTAGTGACAAGCAACTATTTATGAACTGACGTAGAAAGCTTCGACTAaacgatttatttatttgtcatgGCAACCAACTTTT
Protein-coding regions in this window:
- the LOC108597752 gene encoding F-box/LRR-repeat protein 6, encoding MSETQNTEKEASAQDTATQEEQQQAIPAIESKESATDTATPMEVDTQNVQAQNEQCLSVKESTTTATVDINTLTPSTPSQTPPQLLAAETTATATTAAATGTGAAATTVIPENILSPPKSETQTDETNTATSTSCSPASDGQHSPEPEPESKQSIDELVSVKEPSTPKREQEHATAINGTIPKSGKPLVTALNKKTNKSATTSPRASRARKSKPSPLPMYESEISDNKVGIKLCIKKSDTVAAAELPLVAPTPTPAHRPPAASKPARKRVRKPKTKQQDSDESEYEPRKKKGGGGGGSGGGGSSSNNNSSERQKKTASSAAGQATEAEPVEQSVWGEKLPEEVLFRIFEQVVDKEGCLPTLFRLGRVCSLWRQVSLRPTLWRTMDLTTWIKEKYRTELKLKWFVDNRCSACTELNVANWKVTDINCFLAKLTSGCPNLLGITLAGWKNFTSDHLTFLVDNMQKLQRLDLSSVNVEMNASKSAVGVISLCNALQTMGSRLTHLHLAHNRLAGIPQIVSVLAAHCPNLTLLDLSNVTTYATSHGVLHIEKLQHGCQMLKVLRVTNSHITPSTATMQEIMDSPGFPNLEELSVAALTDESRIISDDHLQRILKSSSKLKLLDVRNCTRLTHESLIRLPAWDIKHLFLSGCSVTRDVGSGLELIASKWAHSLIELDLAWANVQQPIDNALRALAEKGSESPMAHLNLCGSSVSEEAVKEILTHCVHMSSINLASCRGLPRGVKRLMQGPQELHELREVLQVQLKVQ
- the LOC108597735 gene encoding UPF0605 protein GA14893, translated to MNQTIIPQPHLVPGYTGHCTENRDRVGKTYGRQTHQLLIDPCINHAPELIVAPIHAKADLKDYPTDHELKVLRDRQEFVDSVYQHPIIPGYAGFVPNLPKQTGKRYVAAATAGVAQHETLMQLYRCDKRTLRHRDLLESGKGLFEHQLNERLLPHTFYRAPLLPVSGRSKGIKMEKCPPKTEKLPYSKFTTPHFLDDDDEDKFIINGYAAHIPMAVTRFGEPSKVLTHHALCTFSDYMYKKKRDKWCCGQDLSSPAVTCPNVGHFVLYHNNHGMCPSYAGHVPGHLYKFGRTYGQTTYHAKRWLEIHKDLELLPEIANLDYEY
- the LOC108594774 gene encoding NADPH:adrenodoxin oxidoreductase, mitochondrial; this encodes MNFTSNFLCCKHKLLNIYSKSFRTSAITLQNVQQATANKRICIVGAGPAGFYAAQYLLKQLSDCTVDIVEKLPVPFGLVRFGVAPDHPEVKNVINTFTKTAENPRLRFFGNVTLGTDISLQQLRERYHAVLLTYGADQDRELQLENEQQPHVISARKLVAWYNGLPGAEHLKPDLSGRDVTIVGQGNVAVDVARMLLSPLDSLKITDTTEYALAALAESKVERVHLVGRRGPLQAAFTIKELREMLKLPKVQTCWRADDFAGISDQLDKLQRPRKRLTELMLKSLGEQSQSKVTPGSKQFLPVFLRAPKAIANNEMEFAVTQLQDNAAVTTTETERLPADLILRSIGYKSSCVDTGINFNAALGQVCNLQGRVLRDSTTKSIEPGLYVAGWLGTGPTGVILTTMNGAFTVAKTICDDIAANTFDTSTSKPGLELGNMPIVTWQGWQRIDKYETEAGKSRGKPREKIVNIAEMLRIAGV
- the LOC108597772 gene encoding UPF0605 protein GA14893: MSYSNRGFDFHLSDGGWCSPANDMYFRRSVEWVPIRSAGVGRSFPNTYGMVYPRVIGLLPRYGGHVPGEIFDVGRTFGRSTVDAKRWLALNRD